One Phoenix dactylifera cultivar Barhee BC4 chromosome 14, palm_55x_up_171113_PBpolish2nd_filt_p, whole genome shotgun sequence DNA window includes the following coding sequences:
- the LOC103696412 gene encoding pentatricopeptide repeat-containing protein At5g56310-like, whose protein sequence is MPTRLNSLFKFPLPSFHSATIPSKAIKPPPLSLLADRCSSMKQLLQVHAQMVVSGRIHDNYAASRLLASAALSPSGDLHHALALFAHTPDPNSFMWNTLIRALADSPSPSDAIHLYIRMKMLGLPPGKHTFPFVLKACVNVHSLSTSQQLQAHILKHGLDSDLYVINGLVRCYAACELVHGARRLFDEAPERNLIIWTTMISGYVHNFCSNEALVLFDRMIQTGVEPGDATLASVLSACARSGGLDLGKQIHLYIKEKGIEVGVILGTALVDMYAKNGAISIALELFREMPEKNTATWNAMICGLAHHGHVKDALDLFWELEKAAVRPNDITFVGVLSACCHAGLLEVGRQIFDSMKKDYGIEPKVEHYGCMVDLLGRSGKLLEAEELIQGMKWRADIVVLGALLTACKNYGNIEIAERVVQEIIKLEPDNHGVYIVLSNMYAEVGRWQDVVRLRKVMRDGGLKKIPGWSCVDGDR, encoded by the coding sequence ATGCCAACAAGACTCAACTCCCTCTTCAAATTCCCCCTGCCTTCCTTCCACTCAGCAACCATTCCGTCCAAAGCGATCAAACCGCCACCCCTCTCGCTCCTCGCCGACCGCTGCTCCTCCATGAAGCAGCTCCTCCAAGTCCACGCCCAGATGGTCGTGTCCGGCCGCATCCACGACAACTACGCCGCCAGCCGCCTCCTCGCCTCCGCGGCCCTCTCCCCCTCCGGCGACCTCCACCACGCCCTCGCCCTCTTCGCCCACACCCCCGACCCCAACTCCTTCATGTGGAACACCCTCATCCGCGCCCTCGCCGACTCCCCCTCCCCATCCGACGCCATCCACCTCTACATCAGGATGAAGATGCTcggcttgccgccgggcaaGCACACCTTCCCTTTTGTCCTCAAGGCCTGCGTCAACGTCCATTCTCTCTCCACCTCCCAGCAGCTCCAAGCACATATCTTGAAACACGGTCTGGATTCGGATTTGTATGTCATCAATGGGTTGGTGCGCTGCTACGCGGCATGCGAGCTCGTGCATGGTGCCCGCCGGTTGTTCGATGAAGCTCCTGAGAGAAATTTGATAATTTGGACAACGATGATCAGCGGGTATGTTCATAATTTCTGCTCCAATGAAGCTTTGGTTCTCTTTGATCGGATGATTCAGACGGGTGTCGAACCGGGCGATGCCACTCTGGCGTCGGTGCTGTCGGCTTGTGCCCGATCAGGTGGGCTGGACTTGGGGAAGCAGATTCAtttgtatataaaggagaagggGATTGAGGTGGGAGTGATTCTTGGGACGGCTTTGGTGGATATGTATGCCAAGAACGGTGCGATCTCGATCGCGCTTGAATTGTTTAGGGAAATGCCAGAGAAGAATACTGCGACGTGGAATGCGATGATTTGTGGATTGGCTCACCATGGACATGTCAAAGATGCTCTTGATCTGTTCTGGGAACTGGAAAAGGCAGCGGTCCGGCCCAATGATATTACTTTCGTCGGTGTCTTGTCGGCTTGTTGTCATGCTGGATTACTTGAAGTGGGTCGGCAGATTTTTGATTCGATGAAGAAGGATTATGGGATTGAGCCGAAAGTAGAGCACTACGGATGCATGGTTGATCTTCTAGGGCGGAGCGGGAAGCTGCTGGAGGCAGAGGAGTTGATTCAGGGAATGAAATGGCGAGCAGATATTGTGGTCTTGGGAGCTCTGCTGACAGCCTGTAAGAATTATGGGAATATCGAGATTGCAGAGAGGGTGGTGCAGGAGATAATCAAATTGGAGCCCGATAACCACGGGGTGTACATTGTTCTATCCAATATGTATGCGGAGGTGGGGAGATGGCAGGATGTAGTGAGGTTGAGAAAAGTGATGAGGGATGGAGGattgaagaagattcctggatGGAGTTGTGTGGATGGTGATCGGTAG